The Thalassophryne amazonica chromosome 13, fThaAma1.1, whole genome shotgun sequence genome window below encodes:
- the elovl5 gene encoding elongation of very long chain fatty acids protein 5 yields the protein MAMLNQDFNTYMESWMGPIDQRVRGWLLLDDYTPTFALTVIYLLIVWMGPKYMRHRQPYSCRGLMVLYNLGLTLLSFYMFYELVAAMWEGGYNFYCQNTHSSQEADVKITKVLWWYYFSKLIEFMDTFFFILRKNNHQITFLHIYHHASMPNIWWFVMNWIPCGHSYFGASLNSFVHVVMYSYYGLSSIPAMRPYLWWKKYITQLQLIQFFLTVFHTMSAVIWPCGFPMGWLYFQISYMITLIILFSNFYIQTYKKRIVSHKKEHHNGSPVSPNGHANGTSSMENKAPKKLRVE from the exons ACCAGAGGGTGCGGGGATGGCTGCTGTTAGACGACTACACGCCGACCTTTGCACTGACAGTCATCTACCTACTGATTGTCTGGATGGGACCCAAGTACATGAGACACAGGCAGCCGTACTCCTGCAGAGGCCTCATGGTGCTTTACAATCTGGGCCTCACTCTCTTATCCTTCTACATGTTCTATGAG CTGGTTGCAGCCATGTGGGAAGGTGGTTACAACTTCTACTGCCAAAACACCCACAGCTCACAGGAAGCAGATGTTAAG ATCACAAAGGTGCTGTGGTGGTACTACTTCTCCAAGCTTATTGAATTTATGGACACTTTCTTCTTCATCCTACGGAAAAATAATCACCAGATTACGTTTCTTCACATCTACCACCACGCGAGCATGCCGAATATCTGGTGGTTTGTTATGAACTGGATACCCTGCGGTCACT CATATTTCGGTgcctccttaaacagttttgttcacGTGGTGATGTATTCATACTACGGGCTCTCATCTATCCCAGCTATGCGGCCTTACCTTTGGTGGAAGAAGTACATCACACAGTTACAGCTG ATTCAGTTCTTTTTAACAGTGTTCCACACCATGTCTGCAGTCATATGGCCATGTGGCTTCCCGATGGGGTGGCTGTATTTCCAAATAAGTTACATGATCACACTTATCATCCTTTTCTCAAATTTCTACATTCAG ACTTACAAGAAACGTATTGTTTCTCATAAAAAGGAGCATCACAATGGCTCTCCTGTGTCGCCAAATGGACATGCAAATGGAACGTCATCTATGGAAAACAAAGCACCTAAAAAGCTGAGGGTGGAATGA